The Pan paniscus chromosome 1, NHGRI_mPanPan1-v2.0_pri, whole genome shotgun sequence genome has a segment encoding these proteins:
- the KLHDC8A gene encoding kelch domain-containing protein 8A translates to MEVPNVKDFQWKRLAPLPSRRVYCSLLETGGQVYAIGGCDDNGVPMDCFEVYSPEADQWTALPRLPTARAGVAVTALGKRIMVIGGVGTNQLPLKVVEMYNIDEGKWKKRSMLREAAMGISVTAKDYRVYAAGGMGLDLRPHNHLQHYDMLKDMWVSLAPMPTPRYAATSFLRGSKIYVLGGRQSKYAVNAFEVFDIETRSWTKFPNIPYKRAFSSFVTLDNHLYSLGGLRQGRLYRQPKFLRTMDVFDMEQGGWLKMERSFFLKKRRADFVAGSLSGRVIVAGGLGNQPTVLETAEAFHPGKNKWEILPAMPTPRCACSSIVVKNCLLAVGGVNQGLSDAVEALCVSDS, encoded by the exons ATGGAGGTGCCTAACGTCAAGGACTTCCAGTGGAAGCGCCTGGCGCCACTGCCCAGCCGCCGGGTCTACTGCTCCCTGCTGGAGACCGGGGGCCAGGTCTATGCCATCGGGGGATGTGACGACAACGGCGTCCCCATGGACTGCTTCGAGGTCTACTCCCCCGAGGCCGACCAGTGGACCGCCTTGCCCCGGCTGCCCACAGCCCGGGCGGGGGTGGCCGTCACCGCCCTGGGGAAGCGGATCATGGTGATTGGGGGCGTGGGCACCAATCAGCTGCCCCTGAAGGTCGTGGAGATGTACAACATCGATGAGGGCAAGTGGAAGAAGAGGAGCATGCTGCGTGAGGCCGCCATGGGCATTTCTGTCACGGCCAAAG ATTACCGAGTATATGCGGCAGGCGGGATGGGCCTGGACCTACGTCCACACAACCACCTCCAACACTATGACATGCTCAAGGACATGTGGGTGTCCCTAGCACCCATGCCCACCCCGAGATATGCTGCCACCTCCTTCCTCCGAGGCTCCAAGATCTACGTGCTGG GGGGACGACAGTCCAAGTATGCGGTCAACGCTTTCGAGGTCTTTGACATCGAGACTCGCTCCTGGACCAAGTTTCCCAACATTCCCTATAAGCGGGCCTTCTCCAGCTTTGTGACCCTGGACAACCACTTGTACAGCCTGGGAGGCCTGCGGCAAGGTCGCCTCTACCGGCAGCCCAAGTTCCTGCGGACGATGGACGTGTTCGACATGGAACAGG GGGGATGGCTGAAGATGGAACGATCGTTCTTCCTCAAGAAGCGGCGGGCAGATTTTGTGGCTGGCTCTCTGAGTGGACGGGTCATAGTGGCTGGGGGACTTG GGAATCAACCCACTGTCCTGGAGACGGCGGAAGCATTCCACCCAGGGAAGAACAAATGGGAGATCCTCCCTGCCATGCCCACACCCCGCTGTGCCTGCTCCAGCATAGTCGTCAAGAACTGCCTCCTCGCTGTGGGAGGTGTCAACCAGGGTCTGAGTGACGCAGTGGAGGCCCTGTGTGTCTCTGACTCCTAG